The following proteins are encoded in a genomic region of Agromyces sp. CF514:
- a CDS encoding methylenetetrahydrofolate reductase encodes MAPTEPDTAVAATRRTPLSFELYPPRTDAAAIALGRTIDRLADVDPAFISVTFGAGGSSRDRSLTVLRYILENTTVEPMAHLTCVGSSHAEANELVRKFQDAGIRSFLALRGDPPAGSDPDAPLGDLASAAELVQLIHRVQQEREPFDQVAVEGNPGASRIRERTRKTEVAVAAFPTGHPQSRDLSRDVDILLAKQVAGANLAITQLFWEASDYLGFVERARAAGVTIPILPGIMPTTTSKRLARLTELTGVQPPASFAIALEVEPDPAAQTELGIAFAARLAAEVIAGGAPGLHLYTYNRHEAVLDVVERLGLGAPHQLANERNTAR; translated from the coding sequence ATGGCACCGACCGAGCCAGACACCGCGGTGGCGGCGACCCGACGCACGCCGCTGTCGTTCGAGCTGTATCCGCCCCGCACGGATGCCGCGGCCATCGCCCTCGGCCGCACCATCGATCGGCTGGCCGATGTCGACCCGGCGTTCATCTCGGTGACGTTCGGGGCGGGCGGCAGCTCGCGCGACCGCTCGCTCACGGTGCTGCGCTACATCCTCGAGAACACCACGGTCGAGCCCATGGCCCACCTCACGTGCGTCGGCTCGTCGCACGCCGAGGCGAACGAGCTCGTGCGGAAGTTCCAGGACGCCGGCATCCGGAGCTTCCTCGCGCTGCGCGGCGACCCGCCCGCGGGCTCGGATCCCGACGCCCCGCTCGGCGACCTCGCCTCCGCCGCAGAGCTCGTGCAGCTGATCCACCGGGTGCAGCAGGAGCGCGAGCCGTTCGACCAGGTCGCCGTCGAGGGGAACCCGGGCGCGAGCCGCATCCGCGAGCGCACTCGGAAGACCGAGGTCGCGGTCGCGGCGTTCCCGACGGGTCACCCGCAGTCGAGGGACCTCTCGCGCGACGTCGACATCCTCCTCGCGAAGCAGGTCGCGGGCGCGAACCTCGCGATCACGCAGCTGTTCTGGGAGGCGTCCGACTACCTCGGGTTCGTCGAGCGTGCGCGGGCGGCGGGCGTCACCATCCCGATCCTGCCCGGCATCATGCCGACCACGACGTCCAAGCGGCTCGCGCGGCTCACCGAGCTCACGGGCGTGCAGCCGCCGGCCTCGTTCGCCATCGCCCTCGAGGTCGAGCCCGACCCCGCCGCGCAGACCGAGCTCGGCATCGCCTTCGCCGCGCGCCTCGCCGCCGAGGTCATCGCGGGCGGTGCCCCCGGCCTGCACCTCTACACGTACAACCGCCACGAGGCCGTGCTCGACGTCGTCGAGCGACTCGGACTCGGGGCTCCGCATCAGCTCGCCAATGAGAGGAACACCGCACGATGA
- a CDS encoding histidinol-phosphate transaminase, whose translation MDQVTELDDLPIRDDLRGRSPYGAPQKSVPVALNVNENTHPIPEAVAHDIVARVAAAILHLNRYPDREFTDLRRAFAAYLGHGLDASNIWAANGSNEVLQHVLQAFGGPGRSALGFAPTYSMYGLLSAGTGTSWIAAPRDAEFELTPETAVAAVREHDPDIVLLCAPNNPTGTPLSIETISAVADAARGIVVVDEAYHEFADPGTPSALTLLEGRPRLIVSRTMSKAFAFAGARVGYLAADPAVVDALRLVRLPYHLSALTQAAALGALAHSDEMLAMVDEIRGQRERIVAELGRLGFTPYRSGANFVLFGGVDDPHGVFEALLERGILIRDIGLPGCLRVTAGTETETTAFLEAIAAFAPTAAA comes from the coding sequence ATGGATCAGGTGACCGAACTCGACGACCTGCCCATCCGCGACGACCTCCGCGGCCGCTCACCGTACGGTGCACCGCAGAAGAGCGTGCCGGTCGCGCTCAACGTCAACGAGAACACGCATCCGATCCCCGAGGCCGTCGCCCACGACATCGTCGCCCGCGTCGCCGCTGCGATCCTGCACCTGAACCGCTACCCCGATCGAGAGTTCACCGACCTCCGTCGTGCGTTCGCCGCTTACCTCGGCCACGGGCTCGACGCGTCGAACATCTGGGCCGCGAACGGCTCCAACGAGGTGCTGCAGCACGTGCTGCAGGCGTTCGGCGGCCCTGGGCGCTCCGCGCTCGGCTTCGCCCCGACGTATTCCATGTACGGCCTGCTCTCGGCGGGCACCGGCACGTCGTGGATCGCGGCGCCGCGCGACGCCGAGTTCGAGCTCACGCCCGAGACCGCCGTCGCCGCCGTGCGCGAGCACGATCCCGACATCGTGCTGCTCTGCGCGCCCAACAACCCGACCGGCACCCCGCTCTCGATCGAGACGATCTCGGCCGTCGCCGACGCCGCACGAGGCATCGTCGTCGTCGACGAGGCGTACCACGAGTTCGCCGACCCCGGCACGCCGAGCGCCCTCACGCTGCTCGAGGGGCGTCCGCGCCTCATCGTGTCGCGCACCATGAGCAAGGCCTTCGCTTTCGCGGGCGCGCGCGTCGGGTACCTCGCGGCCGACCCGGCAGTGGTCGACGCCCTTCGCCTCGTGCGCCTGCCGTACCACCTCTCCGCGCTCACGCAGGCGGCGGCGCTCGGCGCACTCGCCCACTCCGACGAGATGCTCGCCATGGTCGACGAGATCCGCGGCCAGCGCGAGCGCATCGTGGCCGAGCTCGGCCGGCTCGGCTTCACCCCGTACCGCAGCGGTGCGAACTTCGTGCTCTTCGGCGGCGTCGACGACCCGCACGGGGTGTTCGAGGCGCTGCTCGAGCGCGGCATCCTGATCCGCGACATCGGACTGCCCGGATGCCTGCGCGTGACCGCCGGAACCGAGACCGAGACGACCGCGTTCCTCGAGGCGATCGCCGCGTTCGCGCCGACGGCCGCGGCCTGA
- a CDS encoding dihydrofolate reductase family protein, with the protein MRPLKYSINVTLDGCVDHRVGLVDEELHRRSADLLAQADVLLFGRITYLMMEGAWRLPGDPGKPEWTEPFARVIDAMPKVVVSSTLDSVDWNAVLVRSGLEDAVRALKQQPGGTILTGGVTLPTELARLGLIDEYEFVVHPRVVGHGPALLAGLDEPLDLELVGREEYRSGVVAMQYVPKRAVAG; encoded by the coding sequence ATGCGCCCGCTCAAGTACTCGATCAACGTCACGCTCGACGGCTGCGTCGACCACCGGGTCGGACTGGTCGACGAGGAACTGCACCGTCGCTCGGCCGACCTGCTCGCGCAGGCCGACGTGCTGCTCTTCGGACGGATCACCTACCTCATGATGGAGGGGGCGTGGCGGCTGCCGGGCGACCCGGGCAAGCCCGAGTGGACGGAGCCGTTCGCGCGGGTGATCGACGCGATGCCGAAGGTCGTCGTCTCGAGCACGCTCGACTCGGTCGACTGGAACGCGGTGCTCGTGCGGAGCGGGCTCGAAGACGCCGTGCGGGCGCTCAAGCAGCAGCCCGGCGGGACGATCCTCACCGGAGGCGTGACGCTGCCGACGGAGCTGGCGCGGCTCGGGCTCATCGACGAGTACGAGTTCGTCGTGCACCCGCGGGTCGTCGGCCACGGACCGGCGCTGCTCGCCGGGCTCGACGAGCCGCTCGACCTCGAGCTCGTGGGTCGGGAGGAGTACCGCTCGGGCGTCGTGGCCATGCAGTACGTGCCGAAGCGGGCCGTCGCAGGGTAG
- the metE gene encoding 5-methyltetrahydropteroyltriglutamate--homocysteine S-methyltransferase gives MTARTFPTGTILGYPRIGRRRELKRAVESFWAGRIDAAELEATAAGLRASTRERLASLGLGRGDSSIPESFSFYDQVLDAAVAVGAVPTRFERLLAADGSLDLAGYFTVARGEGDDAPLEMTKWFDSNYHYLVPEISPSTRFELHAERIVAEFVEAREAGYLTRPVIVGPITFLLLAKAADDAPDGFRPLDRLDDLVPVYAQLLERLAAAGAEWVQLDEPALVSESLDEPRARVIAAIGAAYDVIGAAEARPSIFVAAPYGALDDALPALVAAPVEAIGLDLVRGALPGALGQLDPATAESLAAKTLVAGVVDGHNIWRGDLAAAFAHVEAVQSLSGSVAVSTSTSLLHVPHDVDDESRLDARLATWLAFADQKVAQVATLARGLTEGRDAVEAELAAASDALADRAGAPGVRVPAVRERLAALRAGDFDRAGYDERLLAQESLDLPELPTTTIGSFPQTGEIRRARAGLVAGTITAYAYAGLMRDEIERVIRLQEELGLDVLVHGEPERNDMVQYFAELLDGFAVTEHGWVQSYGSRCTRPSILWGDVSRPEAMTVAWAEYAQSLTGKHVKGMLTGPVTILAWSFVRDDLPLGDTARQVALSLRDEIADLEAAGIRIIQVDEPALRELLPLKLADQPAYLDWSVGSFRLATAGAASGTQVHTHLCYSEFGVIIDAIKNLDADVTSIEAARSRMEVVDDLAGSGFDHGIGPGVYDIHSPRVPSVEEVSSLLERAVGAIPANRLWVNPDCGLKTRGYDETVASLEHIIAATEAVRASLSVATV, from the coding sequence ATGACCGCACGCACCTTCCCGACAGGAACGATCCTCGGCTACCCGCGCATCGGGCGCCGACGCGAGCTCAAGCGCGCGGTGGAGTCGTTCTGGGCGGGCCGGATCGACGCCGCCGAGCTCGAGGCCACGGCCGCAGGACTTCGCGCGTCGACGCGCGAGCGACTCGCCTCCCTCGGCCTCGGCCGCGGCGACTCGTCGATCCCCGAGTCGTTCTCGTTCTACGACCAGGTGCTCGACGCCGCGGTCGCGGTCGGCGCGGTCCCCACGCGGTTCGAGCGACTGCTCGCCGCCGACGGATCGCTCGACCTCGCCGGCTACTTCACCGTCGCCCGCGGCGAGGGCGATGACGCGCCCCTCGAGATGACCAAGTGGTTCGACTCGAACTACCACTACCTGGTGCCCGAGATCTCGCCGTCGACGCGCTTCGAGCTGCACGCCGAGCGCATCGTCGCAGAGTTCGTCGAGGCCCGTGAGGCGGGGTACCTCACCCGGCCGGTCATCGTCGGCCCGATCACGTTCCTCCTCCTCGCGAAGGCGGCCGACGACGCACCCGACGGGTTCCGCCCGCTCGACCGCCTCGACGACCTCGTGCCCGTCTACGCCCAGTTGCTCGAACGGCTCGCCGCGGCCGGTGCCGAGTGGGTGCAGCTCGACGAGCCCGCACTCGTGAGCGAGAGCCTCGACGAGCCCCGCGCCCGCGTGATCGCCGCGATCGGCGCCGCCTACGACGTGATCGGTGCCGCCGAGGCCCGCCCCTCGATCTTCGTCGCCGCGCCGTACGGCGCGCTCGACGACGCACTGCCCGCCCTCGTCGCCGCGCCCGTCGAGGCGATCGGCCTCGACCTGGTGCGGGGCGCCCTGCCCGGCGCGCTCGGGCAGCTCGATCCGGCGACGGCCGAGTCGCTCGCCGCGAAGACGCTCGTCGCGGGCGTCGTCGACGGCCACAACATCTGGCGCGGCGACCTCGCGGCCGCGTTCGCCCACGTCGAGGCCGTGCAGTCGCTCTCGGGCTCGGTGGCGGTCTCGACGTCGACCTCGCTGCTCCACGTGCCGCACGACGTCGACGACGAGTCCCGTCTCGACGCGCGTCTCGCGACCTGGCTGGCGTTCGCCGACCAGAAGGTCGCGCAGGTCGCGACGCTCGCGCGCGGCCTCACCGAAGGGCGCGACGCCGTCGAGGCCGAGCTCGCCGCGGCATCCGACGCCCTCGCCGATCGTGCCGGTGCGCCCGGCGTGCGGGTGCCCGCCGTGCGCGAGCGCCTCGCCGCCCTGCGCGCCGGCGACTTCGACCGTGCGGGCTACGACGAGCGCCTGCTCGCGCAGGAGTCGCTCGACCTGCCCGAGCTGCCGACGACGACCATCGGCTCGTTCCCGCAGACCGGGGAGATCCGCCGCGCCAGGGCCGGCCTCGTCGCCGGCACCATCACGGCCTACGCGTATGCGGGCCTCATGCGCGACGAGATCGAGCGCGTCATCCGCCTGCAGGAGGAACTCGGCCTCGACGTGCTCGTGCACGGCGAGCCCGAGCGCAACGACATGGTGCAGTACTTCGCCGAACTGCTCGACGGCTTCGCCGTGACGGAGCACGGCTGGGTGCAGTCCTACGGCTCGCGCTGCACGCGCCCCTCGATCCTCTGGGGCGACGTCTCGCGTCCCGAGGCCATGACCGTCGCGTGGGCCGAGTACGCCCAGTCGCTCACCGGCAAGCACGTCAAGGGCATGCTCACCGGACCCGTCACGATCCTCGCGTGGTCGTTCGTGCGCGACGACCTGCCGCTCGGCGACACCGCGCGGCAGGTCGCGCTCTCGCTGCGCGACGAGATCGCCGACCTCGAGGCCGCCGGCATCCGCATCATCCAGGTCGACGAGCCCGCGCTGCGCGAGCTCCTGCCGCTGAAGCTCGCCGACCAGCCGGCGTACCTCGACTGGTCGGTCGGCTCGTTCCGGCTCGCGACGGCCGGCGCGGCATCCGGCACGCAGGTGCACACGCACCTCTGCTACTCGGAGTTCGGCGTGATCATCGACGCGATCAAGAACCTCGACGCGGACGTCACGTCGATCGAGGCCGCGCGCAGCCGCATGGAGGTCGTCGACGACCTCGCCGGAAGCGGGTTCGACCACGGCATCGGCCCCGGCGTCTACGACATCCACTCGCCGCGCGTGCCGAGCGTCGAAGAGGTGAGCTCGCTCCTCGAGCGCGCGGTGGGCGCGATCCCGGCGAACCGGCTCTGGGTGAACCCCGACTGCGGTCTGAAGACGCGCGGCTACGACGAGACCGTGGCCTCGCTCGAGCACATCATCGCGGCCACCGAGGCCGTGCGCGCCTCGCTCAGCGTCGCGACGGTCTAG
- the hisB gene encoding imidazoleglycerol-phosphate dehydratase HisB encodes MTTSNASRTARVQRETSESSIDLSIDLDGTGASDIETSVPFYDHLLTAFAKHSLTDLTVRAKGDIHIDVHHTVEDVGIVLGQAIREALGDKRGISRYGDALVPLDEALVQAVVDISGRPYLVHTGEPAGFEYHLIGGHFTGSMVRHVFEAITFNAGLTVHVNVLGGRDAHHIAEAEFKAFARAFRQAKAYDPLVSGIPSTKGAL; translated from the coding sequence ATGACCACTTCGAACGCATCGCGCACCGCGCGCGTGCAGCGCGAGACGAGCGAGTCGAGCATCGACCTCTCGATCGACCTCGACGGCACGGGCGCGAGCGACATCGAGACCTCGGTGCCGTTCTACGACCACCTGCTCACCGCGTTCGCGAAGCACTCGCTCACCGACCTCACCGTGCGCGCCAAGGGCGACATCCACATCGACGTGCACCACACGGTCGAAGACGTCGGCATCGTGCTCGGCCAGGCGATCCGCGAGGCGCTCGGCGACAAGCGCGGCATCTCGCGCTACGGCGACGCGCTCGTGCCCCTCGACGAGGCGCTCGTGCAGGCCGTCGTCGACATCTCCGGCCGCCCGTACCTCGTGCACACCGGCGAGCCGGCGGGCTTCGAGTACCACCTCATCGGCGGGCACTTCACGGGGTCGATGGTGCGCCACGTCTTTGAAGCCATCACGTTCAACGCGGGCCTCACGGTGCACGTCAACGTGCTCGGCGGCCGTGACGCGCACCACATCGCCGAGGCCGAGTTCAAGGCGTTCGCGCGTGCGTTCCGGCAGGCCAAGGCGTACGACCCGCTCGTGAGCGGCATCCCGTCGACGAAGGGCGCGCTGTGA
- a CDS encoding LysM peptidoglycan-binding domain-containing protein: MSAVLVAGPFGSYTDRVVAADVAIESSVVRSRLRLTRRGRAVFTVLAALPLVLLVISFVLGSGGAAADVDGVGAGASSLAYLTVADGESLWSIAESLAPQGDPRELIDEIVRLNGLDDTVVQPGQRLALPAQP; this comes from the coding sequence ATGAGTGCAGTGCTGGTAGCCGGTCCGTTCGGTTCGTACACCGACCGCGTGGTCGCCGCAGATGTCGCGATCGAGTCGTCCGTCGTGCGCAGCCGGCTGCGGCTCACGCGCCGCGGTCGCGCGGTGTTCACGGTGTTGGCCGCTCTTCCCCTCGTGCTTCTGGTGATCTCGTTCGTGCTCGGCAGTGGCGGGGCCGCCGCAGACGTCGACGGAGTCGGCGCAGGCGCCTCGAGCCTCGCCTACCTGACCGTCGCCGACGGGGAGTCGCTCTGGAGCATCGCCGAGTCACTCGCTCCGCAGGGCGATCCCCGCGAGCTGATCGACGAGATCGTGCGCCTCAACGGCCTCGACGACACGGTCGTGCAGCCCGGTCAGCGTCTCGCGCTGCCCGCCCAGCCCTGA
- the lexA gene encoding transcriptional repressor LexA gives MSTELDDLRESGRSRRRKSLSAKQIAILEVIQRSVAGRGYPPSMREIGDAVGLSSLSSVTHQLNQLELAGYLRRDPNRPRALEVLIELPGTESRTPTAGGSAAVGDAAMVPLVGRIAAGVPITAEQQIDEVFPLPRQLVGKGELFMLKVVGDSMIDAAICDGDWVVVRSQRTAENGEIVAAMLDGEATVKVFRQRDGHTWLLPRNSAFEPILGDAAEVLGKIVAVLRAV, from the coding sequence ATGAGCACCGAACTCGACGACCTGCGCGAGTCCGGCCGCAGTCGCCGGCGCAAGAGCCTCAGCGCGAAGCAGATCGCGATCCTCGAGGTCATCCAGCGGTCGGTCGCCGGCCGCGGCTATCCGCCCAGCATGCGCGAGATCGGCGACGCGGTCGGGCTGTCGTCGCTGTCGAGCGTCACCCATCAGCTCAACCAGCTCGAGCTCGCCGGCTACCTGCGCCGCGACCCGAACCGCCCCAGGGCGCTCGAGGTGCTGATCGAGCTGCCCGGCACCGAGTCGCGCACGCCGACGGCGGGCGGGTCGGCAGCCGTCGGCGACGCCGCCATGGTGCCGCTCGTCGGCCGCATCGCCGCAGGCGTGCCCATCACCGCCGAGCAGCAGATCGACGAGGTGTTCCCGCTCCCCCGCCAGCTCGTGGGCAAGGGCGAGCTGTTCATGCTGAAGGTCGTCGGCGACTCGATGATCGATGCCGCGATCTGCGACGGCGACTGGGTGGTCGTGCGTTCGCAGCGCACGGCCGAGAACGGCGAGATCGTCGCGGCCATGCTCGACGGCGAGGCGACCGTCAAGGTCTTCCGGCAGCGCGACGGCCACACGTGGCTGCTCCCTCGCAACAGCGCGTTCGAGCCGATCCTGGGCGACGCCGCCGAGGTGCTCGGCAAGATCGTCGCGGTGCTCCGGGCCGTCTGA
- the hisH gene encoding imidazole glycerol phosphate synthase subunit HisH yields MTRTRRVVVFDYGSGNVHSAAKAIERAGAEVEITSDRTAALEADGLLVPGVGAFEAVMRQLRAVRGDEIIDRRLAGGRHVLGICVGMQVLFERGVERGTDTEGLGEWPGVVTELPAPVLPHMGWNTVTPDEGSVLFDGIADERFYFVHSYAAQHWTLDVMPPFPKPRLTWAEHGGPFLAAVENGPLSATQFHPEKSADAGIRLLSNWLGSLG; encoded by the coding sequence GTGACCCGCACGCGCCGCGTGGTCGTGTTCGACTACGGCTCGGGCAACGTGCACTCGGCCGCCAAGGCCATCGAGCGCGCGGGCGCCGAGGTCGAGATCACGTCCGATCGCACGGCGGCGCTCGAGGCCGACGGGCTGCTCGTGCCGGGTGTCGGCGCGTTCGAGGCCGTCATGCGCCAACTCCGCGCAGTGCGCGGCGACGAGATCATCGATCGCCGTCTCGCAGGCGGACGCCACGTGCTGGGCATCTGCGTGGGCATGCAGGTGCTGTTCGAGCGCGGCGTCGAGCGCGGCACCGACACCGAGGGGCTCGGCGAGTGGCCGGGGGTCGTCACCGAACTGCCCGCGCCCGTGCTGCCGCACATGGGCTGGAACACCGTGACGCCCGACGAGGGCTCGGTGCTCTTCGACGGCATCGCCGACGAGCGCTTCTACTTCGTGCACTCCTACGCCGCGCAGCACTGGACCCTCGACGTCATGCCGCCGTTCCCGAAGCCGCGCCTCACGTGGGCCGAGCACGGCGGACCGTTCCTCGCCGCGGTCGAGAACGGCCCGCTCTCCGCGACGCAGTTCCACCCCGAGAAGTCGGCCGATGCCGGCATCCGATTGCTGTCGAACTGGCTCGGATCGCTCGGCTGA
- the hflX gene encoding GTPase HflX — MNEAEDRPTDDAVDRVLRTADASASVARFGSGDATAIMRTDAAGVSSTDGDQFEREDRAALRRVAGLSTELEDVTEVEYRQLRLENVVLIGVYSQGSQADAENSMRELAALAETAGARVLDGLLQRRPHPDPSTYLGKGKAEELRHVVAAVGADTVIADTELAPSQRRALEDVVKVKVIDRTAVILDIFSQHAKSREGKAQVELAQLEYLLPRLRGWGESMSRQAGGQVGGAGAGMGSRGPGETKIELDRRRIHSRMAKLRKQIAGMKPARDAKRANRRRNAIPSVAIAGYTNAGKSSLLNRITGAGLLVENALFATLDATVRRNTTADGRIYTIADTVGFVRNLPHQLVEAFRSTLEEVGDSDLIVHVVDAAHPDPAGQIATVRDVIGDVGARDIPELIVFNKADLIGPEERLVLRGLAPDAVFASARTGEGIDEVLEAITRMLPDPAVEIDLLVPYDRGDIVSMLHESGRVISVEYVDAGTRVKAFASPEQAAQLAGFAAASAVA, encoded by the coding sequence ATGAACGAAGCCGAAGACCGCCCCACCGACGACGCCGTCGACCGGGTGCTGCGTACCGCGGACGCATCCGCGAGCGTGGCCCGCTTCGGTTCCGGCGATGCGACCGCCATCATGCGAACGGATGCCGCGGGCGTCTCGTCGACCGACGGCGACCAGTTCGAGCGCGAAGACCGGGCGGCGCTGCGACGCGTCGCCGGACTGTCGACCGAGCTCGAGGACGTCACCGAGGTCGAGTACCGCCAGTTGCGGCTCGAGAACGTCGTGCTCATCGGCGTGTACTCGCAGGGCTCCCAGGCCGATGCCGAGAACTCGATGCGCGAGCTCGCGGCGCTGGCCGAGACCGCCGGAGCGCGAGTGCTCGACGGCCTGCTGCAGCGGCGGCCGCATCCCGATCCCAGCACCTACCTCGGCAAGGGCAAGGCCGAGGAGCTGCGGCACGTCGTCGCGGCCGTCGGAGCAGACACCGTCATCGCGGACACCGAGCTCGCGCCCAGCCAGCGGCGCGCGCTCGAAGACGTCGTGAAGGTCAAGGTGATCGACCGCACGGCGGTGATCCTCGACATCTTCAGCCAGCACGCGAAGAGCCGGGAGGGCAAGGCCCAGGTCGAGCTCGCGCAGCTCGAGTACCTGCTGCCGCGACTGCGCGGCTGGGGCGAGTCGATGTCCCGCCAGGCCGGCGGCCAGGTCGGCGGCGCGGGCGCCGGCATGGGCTCGCGTGGTCCGGGTGAGACGAAGATCGAGCTCGACCGCCGCCGCATCCACTCGCGCATGGCGAAGCTCCGCAAGCAGATCGCGGGCATGAAGCCGGCGCGCGACGCCAAGCGCGCCAATCGCCGTCGCAACGCGATCCCGTCGGTCGCGATCGCCGGGTACACGAACGCCGGCAAGTCGAGCCTGCTGAACCGCATCACCGGTGCCGGCCTCCTCGTCGAGAACGCACTGTTCGCTACCCTCGACGCGACCGTGCGCCGCAACACCACCGCAGACGGCCGCATCTACACGATCGCCGACACCGTCGGATTCGTGCGCAACCTGCCGCACCAGCTCGTCGAGGCGTTCCGATCGACGCTCGAAGAGGTCGGCGACTCCGACCTCATCGTGCACGTCGTCGATGCCGCGCACCCCGACCCGGCAGGGCAGATCGCGACGGTCCGCGACGTCATCGGCGACGTGGGTGCGCGCGACATCCCCGAACTCATCGTGTTCAACAAGGCCGACCTCATCGGACCCGAGGAACGGCTCGTGCTTCGCGGCCTCGCACCCGACGCGGTGTTCGCGTCGGCGCGCACGGGCGAGGGCATCGACGAGGTGCTCGAGGCCATCACGCGCATGCTGCCCGACCCGGCCGTCGAGATCGACCTGCTCGTGCCGTACGACCGCGGCGACATCGTCTCGATGCTGCACGAGTCGGGCCGGGTCATCTCGGTCGAGTACGTCGACGCGGGCACCCGGGTGAAGGCGTTCGCCTCGCCCGAGCAGGCCGCACAGCTCGCGGGGTTCGCCGCGGCATCCGCCGTCGCCTGA
- the priA gene encoding bifunctional 1-(5-phosphoribosyl)-5-((5-phosphoribosylamino)methylideneamino)imidazole-4-carboxamide isomerase/phosphoribosylanthranilate isomerase PriA, with product MSEFNKTPRLVLLPAVDVAGGKAVRLTQGEAGTEKNYGDPIDAAVDWADQGAEWIHLVDLDAAFGRGSNGGILKKAIRQVRGRVNVELSGGIRDDESLEHALEIGAKRINLGTAALENPEWAASVIAQYGEAIAVGLDVRGTTLAARGWTKDGGDLWQVMDRLEEAGAARYVVTDVTKDGTLQGPNLDLLRQVMERTHRPVVASGGISSLDDIAALRELVPLGLEGAIVGKALYAGAFTLPEALDVASH from the coding sequence ATGAGTGAGTTCAACAAGACCCCCCGTCTCGTGCTGCTGCCGGCAGTCGACGTCGCGGGAGGCAAGGCCGTACGCCTGACGCAGGGCGAAGCCGGCACCGAGAAGAACTACGGCGACCCGATCGACGCGGCCGTCGACTGGGCCGATCAGGGCGCCGAGTGGATCCACCTCGTCGACCTCGACGCGGCGTTCGGGCGCGGCTCGAACGGCGGCATCCTGAAGAAGGCGATCCGCCAGGTGCGCGGGCGCGTGAACGTCGAGCTCTCCGGCGGCATCCGCGACGACGAGTCCCTCGAGCACGCGCTCGAGATCGGCGCGAAGCGCATCAACCTCGGCACGGCAGCGCTCGAGAACCCCGAGTGGGCGGCATCCGTCATCGCCCAGTACGGCGAGGCCATCGCAGTCGGGCTCGACGTGCGCGGCACCACGCTCGCCGCGCGCGGCTGGACGAAGGACGGCGGCGACCTGTGGCAGGTCATGGACCGCCTCGAAGAGGCCGGCGCCGCGCGCTACGTGGTCACCGACGTCACCAAGGACGGCACGCTGCAGGGCCCGAACCTCGACCTGCTCCGCCAGGTCATGGAACGCACGCACCGCCCGGTCGTGGCATCCGGCGGCATCTCGAGCCTCGACGACATCGCGGCGCTCCGCGAACTCGTGCCGCTCGGCCTCGAGGGCGCGATCGTCGGCAAGGCGCTGTACGCGGGCGCGTTCACGCTGCCCGAGGCGCTGGATGTCGCATCCCACTGA
- a CDS encoding class I SAM-dependent methyltransferase has translation MGSDHYFSATPRSNASTRTIRVRLAGRDLELATAAGVFSPEHLDQGTRVLLDSVPEPPATGHLLDLGAGWGPIALSLALRAPDATVWAVDVNERALELVRGNAARLGLTNVNAVLPADVPTDIVFGTIWSNPPIRVGKQELHAMLERWLPRLADDATAWLVVAKHLGAESLQRWLGDDLGLDVERAANSKGFRVLAAERRTA, from the coding sequence ATGGGCTCCGACCACTACTTCTCCGCGACACCCCGGAGCAACGCCAGCACCCGCACCATCCGCGTCCGCCTCGCCGGTCGCGACCTCGAGCTCGCGACCGCCGCCGGCGTGTTCAGCCCCGAGCACCTCGACCAGGGCACCAGGGTGCTCCTCGACTCGGTTCCCGAACCGCCCGCGACCGGCCACCTGCTCGACCTCGGCGCCGGATGGGGCCCCATCGCGCTGTCGCTCGCGCTTCGGGCACCGGATGCCACGGTCTGGGCCGTCGACGTCAACGAACGCGCGCTCGAACTCGTGCGCGGCAACGCTGCACGCCTCGGCCTCACCAACGTCAACGCCGTGCTGCCGGCGGATGTTCCCACCGACATCGTGTTCGGCACGATCTGGTCGAACCCGCCGATCCGCGTCGGCAAGCAGGAACTGCACGCCATGCTCGAGCGGTGGCTCCCCCGCCTCGCCGACGACGCCACCGCCTGGCTGGTCGTGGCCAAGCACCTCGGCGCCGAGTCGCTGCAGCGCTGGCTCGGCGACGACCTCGGGCTCGACGTCGAGCGCGCGGCGAACTCCAAGGGCTTCCGCGTGCTCGCGGCGGAGCGCCGAACCGCCTGA